The Candidatus Korarchaeota archaeon NZ13-K DNA segment ACATCCCAGTTCCACCAGAAACCTCCCCAGCTTATGGCATCGCTTATCACATTACCCAGGAACCCGGACACGAAGCCCACAAGGGGGCCGAAGATGTAGCCGAAGAACATCGGTATCACAACGCTGGGCCTCAAGGTGACGAGCTGGGTCCCTGGAAGCTGGAGGATATTGAAGAAAACGTTGAAAGCGGCGTAAAGGGCGGTTCCTATCGCCATCGCAACTATGCCCGTGGTCGAGAGAGCCCTCCTCTCGCTCATGGATTCACCCCGCAAATGGGGGTCCATCACTTATATACCTTTCCCGGGGCGCTCCTCATCCGCCCCGTTGATGGACCCTGAGCAGAGCTCCAGGACCTCTCTCAGGCTCAGCACCATCCTACCACCGGTCAGCTCCCTGCTCACCCTGATGAGATCCGTCTCCCTTATCCTACCGGCCCTCAGGTACTCCTCTTTGGCCAGCACCTCCCTGGTCGGACCATCAGCTATTATACGACCATCCGCCAGGATGATGGTCCTATCCGTGTGCTCCACGGCTAAGTCGGTGTCGTGTGTTATCAATATCAGCGTCCTGAAGCTCCCCATCAGGCTCCCTATGAATCCCATGAAGGATGTGTAGCTCGCGTAATCCTGACCGGCTGTGGGCTCATCCAGTATCAAAACCCTGGGCCTCATGGTCAGGATGGAGGCCACGGAGATCCTCTTCTTCTCCCCGTAGCTTGAGGCGAAGGGGGAATGCCTGAGGAGGTGATCGACCCCGCACCTGGTGGCCACCTCGAGGACCCGCTCCCTAACCTCATCCGGGCTCCCCCCCAGGTTCCTGGGCCCGTAGGAGAGCTCCTCCTCGACCGTCCTAGCGAAGAGCATGTTGAATGGATCCTGGAAAACTAGCCCGACGTAGCTGGCCAGCTCATAAACCTCCCTCTCTCGCGTGTCCATTCCGTAAACGAGAACCCTCCCCCTCTTGGGCTTCAGTATCCCGAGGATGAGCTTCGCCAGGGTACTCTTCCCGGCCCCATTGTTACCCAGGAGGGCGATCCTCTCCCCCTCCCTTATCTCCAGGTTCAGATCCCTGAGGACCTCCTTCCCGTCGTAATCGAAGCTCAGGTCCTCCACCTTTATGGCCACCTCCCCCGTCCTGGGGCCTTGGGGCCTGCTGTGGTGGACTCCCCTGCATCCCCTCACGAGCACCCTGGCGGGGACCTTCA contains these protein-coding regions:
- a CDS encoding ABC transporter ATP-binding protein, with the translated sequence ASLSKLSRLVGTVMQEVSKQLVLPKVEDDVAFGPCNLCHERGRIRRRVEDSLASVNALHLRERDVNELSGGEKQRVAIAGILAMDPPIILMDEPLANLDSEGVRLVQDQMRALKGRGKTLIVAEHRTEEVLDVGVDRIIFMDRGRLVREMREEELKDLLGVVKVPARVLVRGCRGVHHSRPQGPRTGEVAIKVEDLSFDYDGKEVLRDLNLEIREGERIALLGNNGAGKSTLAKLILGILKPKRGRVLVYGMDTREREVYELASYVGLVFQDPFNMLFARTVEEELSYGPRNLGGSPDEVRERVLEVATRCGVDHLLRHSPFASSYGEKKRISVASILTMRPRVLILDEPTAGQDYASYTSFMGFIGSLMGSFRTLILITHDTDLAVEHTDRTIILADGRIIADGPTREVLAKEEYLRAGRIRETDLIRVSRELTGGRMVLSLREVLELCSGSINGADEERPGKGI